CAAAGTGGGCCCCCACCGCTATGGATTGGGAATAGGGGCACGATGGCCGGGGATGATGAGTGCGTATGGCCATTACAGATGTCACGTTACCATATCGATGGCATTACGGTGAGAGAGCTACCCTCTCGCTAATTATTGTGTAAAAAATTAGCGAGACCGTTGTCTGGGTCCATGATCTTCTTGGCGGCACCCAGCAGAACTATATCGCTGAATTGACCGTCGACAGTGAGCCACCTCTGGCCGAGTTCGGTTCCATAAAACTGGAATCGGTCGGATTTCTTTTCGCTCCCTGATAGCGCATTGGAAATAGCCCTGAGTTCAGCGGTGCTGAAGTTGTCCTTCAGTAGCCTCTCCAGTTCTGGCCTGAAATTGGAAAGCTCTATATTTTCCGAGAAATAGCGTTCAACCAGATCGCTTTTCTCTGACAATCCTGGGTTGTCTTGATAGGCGTCTTGAAGGAACGCCTGGTTCGTTTCCGCCAAGGTCTCTCTTATACCCGAGTATTCGATAATGCTGTCTATGTCATCAGCCATTACAGATGTGGAGATGATTAGCAGCGCTATCAGTAGCAGTGCCTGCATAAGGTTATCCTCGAATTTTCCCGCCGGGCATTGTCTGCTCGTTGAAAGTGCAAAATTGAGCTTGATTTCGTCCATCTTGCATCATTGGTTGTTCTGGGGGTAGGGCAATATACATGTCAAAACTTTGATCTGACCCCAATTATTCAAGGGGGTCGGTAAGGGACCGGAAGGCGTGCTCCGAATAGGTGATGACATCGCTATTGCTGTCCCATCCTTCGGCAAAACTATCCCAGCTGTTGTCGGTCATTGCGGATTACTTCTCCAGTGATCAGTGCGAGCTTAGGGTCGTCGGTAGTCGGTAAAGTGAAGCTATTGGCTTATCTTTGTGTTGGGTGTTTGAACGCCAAAAGTTTGATCTGACCCCATTTATTTCTAAGCAGATAATCGCATTGGCTAAGTTACCCTTTTATCTATTGCTAAGCATCGCCATAGAATTTTATGAATATGTACGATTGAAGTTGTGTCGATCATTTTGGGGGTTAAGTTTTGAGTTCTATCATGTCCCCATCTAACTGAACTAGTTCCATCCACCTTAATTCCAATGACGCCTATTTTGTAAAGTATAAAAAGGATATTCTGCCTTAGCTGCATCATGAGTGCTTGAGAAGAGGGGTATTCAGACTTTAAATAGGCGTGAGCATTTTTTACTGCGATATCTCCAGTTTCCTCTTCTAGCTCAGCCAATTCAAGGATTATTAGTTCTAACTCTTCATCTGAAATGCTATTTACTTTGAATCTACTAGTTTTTTGGTGGAGTAATTCAATGTATTTCCCTAATAGTGGATGTTCGACCTGCCATTCAAATTTTAGTGAGTCTAAGCGGCCTTGGGAGTAAGCAAGTTCGGCTTGCTTTATCATTGCTCCGGTTATTTCAGTTTTTCCTTGCGCTTCAATTAGGCATTCATTCACAAATACAATTGCATCTCTTGGGCGAAGGAGTGTTCTGTCGATTATGTAATCCAGGGAAGTTGTTTTGTCGATCTTGCTGGGAAATATGTCTTCGAAGTAGACATCGCTATTGGTATATTTATTTTTCAATAGCTGGTTTACGCGTTTATCTAATAGGCATTTTAGTTGTTCTTTGTTCCAGCCCATTTTTAAATATAGGCTGTTATATTTCTCTGGCTGGAATCCAGAATCTACTGTTTTTTCCAAAACTCTATTTAGGAGGTCTGTTCTTAATGTTATTACTATTTTTACCGGTTTAATGTTTCTGAATTTTTTTATAGTTTCTATTAATGATTTTATTAGTTTATATCTAAGGTCATCGTCGACCCAGTTTTCATCGAGTCTGTCAATTAGGATGTAAGTTTTTTGCTGTCGATCGTTGAATATGTCTTCGGCGAGTAAGTGAACGATTTTCGAGAGTTTCTCAATTTGTACTGTGCTTACTAC
The nucleotide sequence above comes from Microbulbifer salipaludis. Encoded proteins:
- a CDS encoding P-loop ATPase, Sll1717 family; translated protein: MAKVARQDFIFKKHMSVGEADAENDTQFLAECFVDIGDYEVVENTENSQSIVLGRTGIGKSALIEQLENNSERVIRIEPEALALRHISNSTILKFFEEIGVNLDIFYNLLWQHTFAVELIKNKYNIDSAHAKTKFIDQISSLLSGNHKKQQALNYIEEWGDKFWVDTETRIKEFTDKLEANLKSSIDSNVPGIKISGTAGATLSEEQKSEVIHYGKKVVSTVQIEKLSKIVHLLAEDIFNDRQQKTYILIDRLDENWVDDDLRYKLIKSLIETIKKFRNIKPVKIVITLRTDLLNRVLEKTVDSGFQPEKYNSLYLKMGWNKEQLKCLLDKRVNQLLKNKYTNSDVYFEDIFPSKIDKTTSLDYIIDRTLLRPRDAIVFVNECLIEAQGKTEITGAMIKQAELAYSQGRLDSLKFEWQVEHPLLGKYIELLHQKTSRFKVNSISDEELELIILELAELEEETGDIAVKNAHAYLKSEYPSSQALMMQLRQNILFILYKIGVIGIKVDGTSSVRWGHDRTQNLTPKMIDTTSIVHIHKILWRCLAIDKRVT